The Desulfuromonas acetoxidans DSM 684 genome contains a region encoding:
- a CDS encoding M48 family metalloprotease yields MMRWLAFFLIAALFTLTGCTVNPVTGKNEFALIGESTEINTGVQNYQPSRQMQGGDYTTHPQVTRYVQQVGQKLAAVSDRQLPYEFNVINDSTPNAWALPGGKIAINRGLLVELDNEAELAAVLGHEIVHAAARHGAKGMERGMLLQGAVLAASIASENSEYSALATSGASIAAQLVNQKYGRDAERESDYYGMHYMARAGYDPSAAIKLQQTFVRLSEGRESNWLTGLFASHPPSQERVDANRQTAATLPQGGTLGIKSYQQAMAPLLADREAYQAYDEGRKALSDGDTPLALALAEKALRLQPAEALFHSLRGDIRFKQQRYDDAIINYDRAITRNDSYFHYYLQRGLAKKQLGQTNEARADLEKSNAFLPTAPAQAALGQFALQRGDRNLAKKLFASAAQSSSAVGQQARLDFVRLDLSEHPEKYLDIDLALDRSGYLAMALTNNSGLPVDTVVVQIQFLDNSSRLRRVQTSIPGTIERDASRTLSTGIGPVTTDKQRKALGVKILQADIAE; encoded by the coding sequence ATGATGCGCTGGCTCGCGTTTTTTTTGATTGCTGCACTTTTCACACTGACAGGTTGCACCGTTAATCCGGTTACCGGCAAGAATGAATTCGCTCTGATCGGCGAATCCACCGAAATCAATACCGGCGTGCAAAACTATCAGCCCAGTCGACAAATGCAGGGTGGTGATTATACCACCCATCCTCAGGTAACCCGCTACGTACAGCAGGTCGGTCAGAAACTTGCGGCAGTCAGTGATCGACAGTTGCCGTATGAATTCAACGTGATCAACGACTCGACGCCCAACGCCTGGGCGCTGCCCGGCGGCAAGATTGCCATCAATCGCGGGTTGTTGGTGGAATTGGACAACGAAGCGGAACTCGCTGCGGTTTTAGGTCATGAAATCGTCCATGCCGCTGCCCGTCACGGTGCCAAAGGGATGGAACGCGGCATGTTGCTGCAGGGTGCGGTACTGGCGGCATCCATCGCCTCAGAAAACAGCGAATATTCGGCCTTGGCCACCAGTGGCGCATCGATTGCCGCACAACTTGTCAACCAGAAATACGGTCGTGACGCCGAACGTGAATCCGATTATTACGGCATGCACTATATGGCGCGGGCAGGTTATGACCCCAGTGCAGCGATTAAACTGCAACAGACATTTGTCCGTCTTTCCGAGGGACGCGAGAGCAACTGGCTCACGGGTCTTTTTGCCAGTCATCCCCCGTCACAGGAGCGAGTCGATGCTAACCGGCAGACGGCAGCAACCCTGCCCCAAGGAGGCACCCTTGGCATCAAAAGCTACCAACAGGCCATGGCACCTCTGTTGGCTGACCGCGAGGCCTACCAGGCCTACGATGAAGGACGCAAAGCCCTGAGCGATGGCGACACGCCCTTGGCCCTGGCATTAGCTGAAAAAGCCCTGCGCCTGCAGCCGGCGGAAGCGCTGTTCCATTCGTTGCGCGGCGACATTCGCTTCAAACAGCAACGTTACGACGACGCCATCATCAACTACGACCGCGCCATCACCCGCAATGACAGCTATTTCCATTATTACCTGCAACGAGGGCTGGCAAAAAAACAGTTGGGCCAAACCAATGAAGCCCGTGCAGATCTGGAAAAAAGTAACGCATTTCTGCCTACGGCACCGGCCCAGGCGGCGCTCGGACAATTCGCCTTGCAGCGTGGCGACCGCAACCTGGCCAAGAAACTGTTTGCCTCAGCCGCCCAATCCAGCTCAGCGGTTGGTCAGCAGGCGCGCCTCGACTTTGTTCGCCTTGATCTGAGTGAACATCCCGAAAAGTATCTGGATATCGACCTGGCACTGGATCGCAGCGGTTACCTGGCAATGGCGTTAACCAACAACAGCGGGCTGCCGGTTGACACTGTGGTGGTACAGATCCAGTTTTTGGATAACAGTTCCCGCTTACGTCGGGTTCAGACCAGCATTCCCGGCACCATAGAGCGCGACGCGAGTCGCACACTGAGTACCGGCATCGGCCCGGTTACCACGGACAAACAACGCAAAGCCCTGGGCGTAAAAATTCTCCAGGCCGATATTGCGGAATAA